One genomic window of Cyanobacteria bacterium GSL.Bin1 includes the following:
- a CDS encoding NAD(P)H-dependent glycerol-3-phosphate dehydrogenase has translation MVNTKSQPNHFTGTEETPQKITTVLGAGAWGSTLADVAERSDHHVRLWSRRSEESLESVIQDAEIILSAISMKGVTSIIDRVKTIGIPEHAIIVTATKGLDPETTHTPSQLWQEAFPDHPVVVLSGPNLAKEIQQNLPAATVMASEDEAAAAAAQEMFACETFRVYINPDPIGTELGGTLKNVIAIAAGVCDGLNLGTNAKAALLTRALPEMIRIGTTLGASTETFFGLSGLGDLLATCDSPLSRNYQVGYGLAQGKTLDEILDHLEGTAEGVNTTQVLVRLARKEGIPVPISAQVYRLLKGKSTAQQAVQALMARELKAEFDDDLFDD, from the coding sequence ATGGTTAATACAAAATCGCAACCGAATCATTTTACAGGAACTGAAGAAACGCCCCAAAAAATTACCACGGTTCTCGGGGCTGGGGCTTGGGGATCCACCTTAGCCGATGTCGCCGAACGCAGTGATCATCATGTGCGCTTATGGTCAAGACGGAGTGAAGAAAGCCTAGAATCGGTGATTCAAGACGCAGAAATTATCCTCTCTGCCATTTCCATGAAAGGTGTTACTTCAATTATTGATCGGGTCAAAACAATTGGCATTCCCGAACACGCCATCATTGTCACCGCCACTAAAGGGTTAGATCCTGAAACCACCCATACCCCCTCTCAACTCTGGCAAGAAGCGTTCCCCGATCATCCTGTGGTCGTTTTATCCGGTCCCAACTTGGCCAAAGAAATTCAGCAAAATCTTCCTGCAGCAACTGTCATGGCAAGTGAAGATGAAGCAGCAGCAGCAGCAGCCCAGGAAATGTTCGCTTGTGAGACATTCCGCGTTTATATTAATCCGGATCCGATTGGGACAGAATTAGGGGGAACGCTGAAAAATGTCATCGCGATCGCTGCTGGAGTCTGTGATGGCTTAAATTTAGGGACGAACGCGAAAGCCGCCCTTCTTACCCGCGCCCTTCCGGAAATGATCCGCATTGGTACTACCCTTGGTGCATCCACAGAAACCTTCTTTGGTTTATCCGGCTTAGGGGACTTGCTTGCCACTTGCGATAGTCCCTTATCGCGTAACTATCAAGTGGGGTATGGTCTAGCCCAAGGCAAGACTCTGGATGAAATCCTAGATCACTTAGAAGGAACAGCAGAAGGGGTCAACACCACACAAGTGCTTGTCCGTTTAGCTCGAAAGGAAGGCATCCCTGTCCCGATTTCGGCACAAGTGTATCGCCTCTTGAAAGGAAAATCAACCGCTCAGCAAGCGGTACAAGCCCTGATGGCGAGAGAACTGAAAGCAGAGTTTGATGACGATCTCTTTGATGATTAA
- a CDS encoding NUDIX domain-containing protein yields MSYRNPVPTVDIIIELRNRAHRPIVLIERKNPPFGWAIPGGFVDYGESVETAAKREAKEETGLNIELIEQFQVYSDPQRDRRKHTISIVFLASAIGTPQADDDAKNLDVFYRWELPENLCFDHHKILTDYRHYRDYGWRPNLMGSSMGE; encoded by the coding sequence ATGTCTTATCGTAATCCAGTCCCCACTGTTGATATTATTATTGAATTGCGCAATCGCGCTCATCGACCGATCGTCTTAATTGAGCGAAAAAATCCCCCTTTCGGTTGGGCAATTCCCGGGGGATTTGTCGATTATGGCGAATCAGTAGAAACGGCAGCTAAACGCGAAGCCAAAGAAGAAACAGGCTTAAACATTGAACTCATTGAACAGTTTCAAGTCTATTCCGATCCGCAGCGGGACCGCCGCAAACACACGATTAGCATTGTGTTTCTTGCCAGCGCGATCGGCACGCCACAAGCCGATGATGATGCTAAAAATTTGGACGTTTTTTACCGGTGGGAACTGCCAGAAAACCTATGTTTTGACCACCACAAAATTCTGACAGATTACCGTCATTATCGAGATTATGGTTGGCGTCCCAACTTAATGGGTTCTTCAATGGGGGAATAA
- a CDS encoding DUF1957 domain-containing protein — protein MALGYLALVLHAHLPFVRHPESDYVLEEEWLFEAITETYIPLLQTFEELKQDGIEFKLTMSMTPPLVSMLRDSFLQQRYDRHLARLQELAAKELQNNVNNGHLQYLAQHYINQFARVRRTWENYQCDLVSAFKGFQDSNNLEIITSAATHGYLPLMKMYPEAIRAQIKIACEHYAENFGSQPRGIWLPECAYYDGLERFMADAGLRYFLMDGHGILYASPRPRYGTYAPIYTETGVGAFGRDHESSQQVWSSQVGYPGDPVYREFYKDLGWEAEYEYIKPYILPNGQRKNTGIKYHKITSRTAGLGEKKLYDPYWAREKAAEHAGNFVFNRERQIEHLAGIMQRQPLVVSPYDAELFGHWWYEGPWFVDYLIRKSWYDQGTYQMVHLAEYLRLEPVQQVCKPSQSSWGYKGFHEYWVNEANAWIYPHLHEATERMIELSQRQAQNEWEERALNQAARELLLAQSSDWAFIMRTGTMVPYAVRRTRSHLRRFNKLYDEIIGETIDRAWLEKVEKIDNIFPNIDYQAYSPIEEPIKLGRQP, from the coding sequence ATGGCTCTTGGTTACCTTGCACTTGTTTTACACGCTCACCTACCTTTTGTTCGTCATCCTGAAAGTGACTATGTTTTAGAGGAAGAGTGGTTGTTTGAGGCGATAACTGAAACCTATATTCCTCTTTTGCAAACGTTTGAGGAGTTAAAACAAGATGGCATTGAATTTAAACTGACCATGAGTATGACACCCCCTTTGGTGTCAATGCTACGAGATTCCTTTTTACAACAACGATATGATCGTCACCTGGCAAGATTGCAGGAATTGGCGGCAAAAGAACTGCAAAATAATGTCAATAATGGACATCTGCAATATTTAGCACAACACTACATTAACCAGTTTGCTCGGGTTCGCCGGACTTGGGAAAATTACCAGTGCGATCTGGTGAGTGCGTTCAAAGGCTTTCAAGATAGCAATAACTTGGAAATTATTACTTCGGCGGCGACGCATGGTTATCTCCCTTTAATGAAAATGTACCCGGAAGCCATACGAGCGCAAATTAAAATTGCTTGTGAACATTACGCAGAAAACTTTGGGTCGCAACCCCGAGGGATTTGGCTACCAGAATGTGCTTATTATGATGGGTTAGAACGTTTCATGGCCGATGCCGGATTACGCTATTTCCTCATGGATGGACATGGTATTTTATATGCAAGTCCGCGTCCTCGCTATGGCACCTATGCCCCCATTTATACCGAAACCGGAGTGGGAGCATTTGGGCGCGACCATGAATCATCGCAGCAGGTCTGGTCTTCGCAAGTGGGTTATCCGGGTGATCCCGTGTATCGCGAGTTTTATAAAGATTTAGGCTGGGAAGCGGAATATGAGTATATTAAACCTTACATCCTGCCCAATGGACAACGGAAAAACACAGGGATTAAATATCATAAAATTACCAGCCGCACCGCCGGGTTAGGAGAAAAGAAATTGTATGACCCTTACTGGGCAAGGGAAAAAGCAGCAGAACACGCCGGGAATTTTGTCTTTAATCGGGAACGGCAAATTGAGCATTTAGCCGGGATTATGCAGCGTCAACCATTAGTGGTGTCTCCCTATGATGCAGAGTTATTTGGTCATTGGTGGTATGAGGGTCCTTGGTTTGTAGATTATTTGATTCGTAAATCGTGGTACGACCAAGGAACTTATCAGATGGTGCATTTGGCGGAGTATCTCCGCTTGGAACCAGTGCAACAGGTGTGTAAACCCTCGCAGTCGAGTTGGGGCTACAAAGGTTTCCATGAATATTGGGTCAATGAAGCAAATGCTTGGATCTATCCCCATTTACACGAAGCAACGGAACGGATGATTGAATTGAGTCAGCGTCAAGCGCAAAATGAGTGGGAAGAACGGGCGTTGAATCAAGCAGCAAGAGAGTTATTGCTAGCGCAGTCTTCTGATTGGGCGTTTATTATGCGCACTGGAACCATGGTGCCTTATGCCGTGCGCCGAACGCGATCACATCTTAGACGGTTTAATAAACTCTATGATGAAATTATTGGCGAGACAATTGATCGCGCTTGGTTAGAAAAAGTGGAAAAAATCGATAATATTTTCCCTAATATCGACTATCAAGCTTATTCCCCCATTGAAGAACCCATTAAGTTGGGACGCCAACCATAA
- a CDS encoding AbrB/MazE/SpoVT family DNA-binding domain-containing protein, which produces MATAKLTTKGQITIPKVIRDYLHIEAGSEVDFVLDEKGQVTLIPINVPIETLSGILHRPGIKAATIEEMEQSIQEGASDWD; this is translated from the coding sequence ATGGCAACTGCAAAACTGACTACTAAAGGACAAATTACGATTCCAAAAGTGATCCGAGACTATCTTCACATCGAAGCAGGAAGTGAAGTGGATTTTGTACTTGATGAAAAGGGTCAAGTTACTCTGATCCCGATTAATGTCCCCATTGAAACTCTTTCTGGAATTCTTCATCGCCCTGGAATAAAAGCAGCAACCATAGAAGAAATGGAACAATCCATTCAGGAGGGGGCAAGTGATTGGGATTGA
- a CDS encoding PIN domain-containing protein — MIGIDTNLLVRYLTKDNEEQWQKATFILQSGETCFIANIVLCELVWVLRGKPYQYPKQDIVSTIESILQSPAFEFENRPLVYQALRRTQKGKADFSDYLVGAICQKAGCDKIATFDRKLKRESSFDLMD; from the coding sequence GTGATTGGGATTGATACAAATTTACTGGTTCGTTATTTAACCAAAGATAATGAAGAGCAATGGCAAAAGGCGACTTTTATTCTCCAAAGTGGTGAAACTTGTTTTATTGCCAATATTGTTCTGTGTGAACTGGTTTGGGTTTTAAGAGGAAAGCCTTATCAATACCCGAAACAAGACATTGTCTCAACAATAGAGTCCATACTGCAAAGCCCTGCTTTCGAGTTTGAAAACCGTCCCCTTGTCTATCAGGCTTTACGGCGAACTCAGAAAGGAAAAGCAGATTTTTCGGATTATTTAGTTGGTGCAATTTGTCAAAAGGCAGGATGTGATAAAATTGCAACCTTTGATCGAAAGCTGAAAAGAGAGTCTAGTTTTGATCTGATGGATTAA
- a CDS encoding glycosyltransferase — protein MTQPSEPLSLLFLSTPVGALGTGEGGGVELTIKNLAQDLLQTQHQVNILAPTSSHFDKIPITPISGNLQIPAQGEGRDAPIQLPENSVLANMCEYAREVQSDYDLIVNFAYDWLPFYLTPFFQTPIAHFISMGSMSEAIDQIMSKTITRFPGSFGVYTHTQAETFPFANACRCLSSGLDLSLYEFSAESQDSLVWLGRIAPEKGLEDAVAAVQELGIPLKIFGWMQDEDYWNEICTQYPNAPIEYGGFLSTTALQREIGQCRALLMTPRWVEAFGNVAIEALACGVPVISYRRGGPAEIIRDGQTGFLVEPDSVDGLVKAIHRLDEIDRWACRQQAEEDYSLSALRDRFLVWFKDLLQRDRVTPT, from the coding sequence ATGACACAACCGTCTGAACCCCTTTCCTTACTGTTTCTCTCGACTCCTGTTGGCGCGTTAGGAACCGGAGAAGGCGGCGGTGTAGAATTAACCATTAAAAATCTGGCTCAAGATTTATTACAAACCCAACATCAGGTTAATATTCTTGCCCCCACTAGCTCCCATTTTGACAAGATTCCCATCACGCCGATTTCGGGTAATTTACAAATTCCAGCCCAAGGAGAGGGAAGAGACGCACCCATTCAACTTCCTGAGAACTCCGTTTTAGCCAATATGTGCGAGTATGCCCGGGAAGTGCAGTCAGACTACGACTTAATCGTTAACTTTGCCTATGACTGGCTGCCCTTTTACCTCACCCCCTTTTTCCAGACCCCGATCGCGCATTTTATTAGTATGGGTTCTATGAGTGAGGCAATTGATCAGATCATGAGCAAAACAATCACTCGCTTTCCGGGCAGTTTTGGCGTTTACACCCACACCCAAGCGGAAACCTTTCCCTTTGCTAATGCCTGTCGGTGTCTCAGTAGTGGTCTGGATTTATCGTTATATGAGTTTAGTGCCGAAAGTCAAGATTCTCTGGTTTGGTTGGGGCGCATTGCACCGGAAAAAGGCTTAGAAGATGCCGTTGCAGCCGTGCAAGAATTAGGCATTCCCCTCAAGATTTTCGGCTGGATGCAAGATGAAGACTACTGGAATGAAATTTGCACCCAGTATCCCAACGCCCCCATTGAATATGGCGGATTTTTATCAACTACTGCCTTACAACGAGAAATCGGTCAATGTCGTGCCTTATTGATGACCCCGCGTTGGGTGGAAGCCTTTGGCAATGTCGCCATTGAAGCCTTAGCCTGTGGGGTACCGGTCATTTCTTATCGTCGCGGCGGTCCCGCGGAAATTATTCGCGATGGTCAAACCGGATTTTTAGTGGAACCGGACAGTGTCGATGGGTTAGTCAAAGCCATTCATCGCCTTGATGAAATTGACCGTTGGGCGTGTCGTCAACAAGCGGAGGAAGACTATTCCTTATCCGCCTTGCGCGATCGCTTTTTAGTATGGTTTAAAGATCTTTTGCAGCGCGATCGGGTAACTCCTACTTAG